A single genomic interval of Sinorhizobium meliloti harbors:
- a CDS encoding cold-shock protein → MTTGTVKWFNSTKGFGFIQPDDGSADVFVHISAVERAGMNSIVEGQKLGFELERDNKSGKMSAGQLRAA, encoded by the coding sequence ATGACCACTGGCACAGTTAAATGGTTCAATTCCACCAAGGGCTTCGGCTTCATTCAGCCCGACGACGGCAGCGCCGATGTGTTCGTTCACATCTCTGCTGTTGAACGCGCAGGCATGAATTCGATCGTCGAAGGTCAGAAGCTCGGCTTCGAGCTCGAGCGCGACAACAAATCGGGCAAGATGTCCGCAGGCCAGCTCCGCGCTGCCTGA
- the groL gene encoding chaperonin GroEL (60 kDa chaperone family; promotes refolding of misfolded polypeptides especially under stressful conditions; forms two stacked rings of heptamers to form a barrel-shaped 14mer; ends can be capped by GroES; misfolded proteins enter the barrel where they are refolded when GroES binds): protein MSAKQIIFSTDARDRLLRGVELLNNAVKVTLGPKGRNVVIDKSYGAPRITKDGVSVAKEIELEDKFENMGAQMVREVASKTNDLAGDGTTTATVLAASIFREGTKLVSVGMNPMDLKRGIDLGVAAVLAEIKVRATKVISSSEIAQVGTIAANGDASVGEMIARAMEKVGNEGVITVEEARTADTELDVVEGMQFDRGYLSPYFVTNAEKMRVELEDPYILIHEKKLGKLQAILPILEAAVQTGKPLLIISEDVEGEVLATLVVNRLRGGLKIAAVKAPGFGDRRKAILEDIAILADGQTISEDLGIKLENVTLDMLGRARRVLIEKDSTTIIDGSGDKASIQARVSQIKAQIEETASDYDKEKLQERLAKLAGGVAVIRVGGATELEVKEKKDRIDDALNATRAAVEEGIVPGGGVALLRAKSALVGLTDENADVAAGISIVRRALEAPIRQIADNAGVEGSIVIGKLIDGSDHNQGFDAQTETYVDMIKAGIVDPAKVVRTALRDASSIAALLITAEAMIADIPERESRQGTGNGAMGSSMGY, encoded by the coding sequence ATGTCCGCCAAACAAATCATCTTCTCCACTGACGCCCGCGATCGCCTGCTTCGCGGCGTGGAATTGCTCAACAATGCCGTCAAGGTGACGCTCGGCCCGAAGGGCCGCAATGTCGTCATCGACAAGTCCTATGGCGCTCCACGCATCACCAAGGACGGCGTGTCCGTCGCCAAGGAAATCGAGCTTGAAGACAAGTTCGAGAATATGGGTGCGCAGATGGTGCGCGAGGTAGCCTCAAAGACCAATGACCTTGCCGGCGACGGCACCACGACGGCCACCGTGCTCGCCGCGTCCATCTTTCGTGAAGGTACCAAGCTGGTTTCGGTGGGAATGAACCCAATGGACCTAAAGCGCGGCATCGATCTTGGCGTTGCTGCCGTCCTCGCGGAAATCAAGGTGCGCGCAACGAAGGTCATCTCGTCGAGCGAGATCGCGCAGGTCGGCACGATTGCCGCCAATGGCGATGCCAGCGTCGGCGAAATGATCGCAAGGGCGATGGAGAAGGTGGGCAACGAGGGGGTCATTACCGTCGAAGAGGCCAGGACGGCCGATACCGAACTCGACGTCGTCGAGGGCATGCAGTTCGATCGCGGTTATCTCTCGCCATATTTCGTGACCAACGCCGAGAAGATGCGCGTGGAACTGGAGGATCCCTATATCCTCATCCACGAGAAGAAGCTCGGCAAACTGCAGGCTATCCTGCCGATCCTGGAGGCAGCGGTGCAGACCGGGAAACCGTTGCTGATCATCTCCGAAGACGTCGAAGGCGAAGTGCTGGCGACGCTCGTCGTCAACAGGCTGCGAGGTGGCCTCAAGATTGCGGCCGTCAAGGCTCCCGGCTTCGGCGACCGCCGCAAGGCCATACTGGAAGACATTGCCATCCTGGCGGACGGCCAGACAATCTCCGAGGATCTGGGCATCAAGCTTGAGAACGTCACGCTCGATATGCTTGGCCGCGCCAGGCGGGTGCTGATCGAGAAGGACTCGACCACAATCATTGACGGCTCCGGCGACAAAGCCTCCATCCAGGCGCGCGTCAGCCAGATCAAGGCGCAGATCGAGGAGACGGCGTCCGACTACGACAAGGAAAAGCTGCAGGAGCGGCTGGCGAAACTCGCCGGCGGCGTCGCAGTCATTCGCGTCGGCGGCGCGACCGAGCTTGAAGTGAAGGAAAAGAAGGATCGCATCGACGACGCCCTGAACGCTACGCGCGCGGCGGTCGAGGAGGGCATCGTTCCCGGCGGCGGAGTGGCGCTACTACGGGCAAAATCGGCCCTCGTCGGTCTCACCGACGAGAACGCCGACGTAGCGGCAGGCATCTCGATCGTGCGCCGGGCACTGGAAGCACCAATCCGCCAGATCGCCGACAATGCCGGCGTCGAGGGTTCGATCGTTATCGGAAAACTTATCGACGGCAGCGATCACAATCAGGGGTTCGACGCGCAGACGGAAACCTATGTCGACATGATCAAAGCCGGCATTGTCGATCCCGCCAAGGTCGTGCGGACAGCCTTGCGGGACGCAAGCTCGATCGCGGCTCTTCTGATCACCGCCGAAGCCATGATCGCCGATATTCCCGAGAGGGAGTCTCGCCAAGGCACCGGAAACGGCGCCATGGGCAGCAGTATGGGATACTGA
- a CDS encoding general stress protein produces MRTVTGLFDDYADAREAVSDLETAGVPSDNISIVANNTGDRYSTDGSNAAEGAGAGAGLGAAGGGVVGLLTGLGLMAIPGVGPVVAAGWLASTAAGAAAGAIAGGAAGGLIGALTESGVDEEDAHVYAEGVRRGGTLVTARVEDSVAPRAEAILKQRKIVDPAARRSIYAQEGWSRFDENADPYTLDQVERERERYRGMMP; encoded by the coding sequence ATGAGAACCGTAACAGGGCTCTTTGACGACTATGCAGATGCTCGCGAGGCCGTAAGCGATCTGGAAACGGCAGGCGTTCCTTCAGACAACATCAGCATCGTCGCGAACAACACGGGAGATCGCTACTCGACGGACGGCTCGAACGCGGCCGAAGGGGCCGGTGCCGGAGCTGGCCTCGGCGCTGCCGGAGGCGGCGTCGTTGGCCTTCTGACGGGGCTTGGCCTTATGGCCATCCCTGGAGTTGGCCCAGTGGTGGCTGCCGGCTGGCTTGCCTCCACCGCGGCCGGTGCGGCCGCCGGCGCAATCGCCGGGGGCGCAGCTGGTGGCCTGATCGGTGCGCTGACGGAATCCGGCGTCGATGAAGAAGACGCACATGTCTACGCCGAAGGCGTTCGCAGAGGGGGCACTCTGGTCACGGCAAGGGTCGAAGACAGTGTCGCACCCCGAGCAGAAGCGATCCTGAAACAGCGCAAAATCGTAGATCCTGCGGCCCGCAGAAGCATCTATGCCCAGGAAGGATGGTCACGTTTCGACGAAAATGCCGATCCGTACACGCTCGATCAGGTCGAACGGGAGCGTGAGCGGTACCGCGGCATGATGCCATAA
- a CDS encoding chaperone modulator CbpM has protein sequence MKLSERQVLEQCDAVTLKQLRQWVHSGWIVPAQGESGLSFDDLDVARIRLVCELRRDMNVNDDAVPIILALLDQLYGLRRELRTIATALSKQPDEVRQQLKQSLFSHIGQQH, from the coding sequence ATGAAATTGTCGGAGAGGCAAGTCCTTGAACAGTGCGACGCTGTAACTCTCAAACAGCTGCGCCAGTGGGTGCACAGTGGCTGGATCGTGCCGGCTCAAGGCGAGAGCGGGCTCTCATTTGACGACCTCGACGTCGCTCGAATCCGCCTGGTTTGTGAGCTCCGGCGCGACATGAACGTCAACGATGACGCTGTGCCAATCATACTTGCGCTGCTGGATCAGCTCTATGGGCTAAGGCGGGAGCTTAGAACAATTGCGACGGCGCTGTCGAAGCAGCCTGATGAGGTACGCCAGCAATTGAAGCAGTCGCTCTTTTCGCATATTGGCCAGCAGCATTAG
- a CDS encoding fatty acid desaturase, giving the protein MSAHVYPPASLVEDNAGAWLKTLAKYRQPRLGRSAFELFVTLVPFAIFWAAACFSLVNGFWPGLIAILPASAFLLRLFMIQHDCGHGSFFARRGLDDWTGRVLGILTLTPYDYWRRAHAAHHATAGNLDQRGVGDITTLTIAEYRALSPTKRLGYRLYRHPLVMFGIGPAWLFLFKQRLPFGMMNSGALPWISTMATNLAIVTLAGLMVWAVGLGPFLLIHLPVVLLAGAAGVWLFYVQHQFEETHWSAGEDWRFPQAALHGASHYDLPPVLRWLTGNIGIHHVHHLSSRIPYYRLPEVLRDHPQLAGIGRITLWDSLKCVRLVLWDDRRRRLVSFHDAAGSLRRSLTEDVRKTTT; this is encoded by the coding sequence ATGAGCGCACATGTCTATCCACCCGCTTCACTTGTTGAGGACAATGCTGGAGCGTGGTTGAAGACGCTGGCGAAATACCGGCAGCCCCGTCTGGGGCGTAGCGCCTTCGAACTGTTCGTCACTCTCGTTCCTTTCGCCATCTTCTGGGCAGCGGCCTGCTTTTCGCTGGTCAACGGCTTCTGGCCCGGGCTGATCGCGATCCTTCCTGCCAGCGCCTTCCTGCTCCGATTGTTCATGATCCAGCACGATTGCGGCCACGGCTCGTTTTTCGCCCGTCGGGGGCTCGATGACTGGACCGGCCGCGTGCTCGGGATCCTGACCCTGACCCCTTACGACTATTGGCGGCGTGCACACGCCGCCCATCATGCGACTGCGGGCAATCTCGACCAACGCGGGGTTGGTGACATCACCACGCTGACGATTGCTGAGTACCGAGCCCTTTCGCCGACGAAGCGCCTCGGCTACCGGCTGTACCGGCACCCGCTCGTCATGTTCGGCATCGGGCCGGCCTGGCTCTTCCTGTTCAAGCAACGCCTGCCGTTCGGGATGATGAACTCGGGTGCTCTGCCTTGGATTTCGACCATGGCGACGAATCTTGCGATCGTTACGCTGGCCGGCTTGATGGTGTGGGCCGTCGGGTTGGGACCTTTTCTCCTGATCCATCTTCCGGTCGTGCTGCTCGCAGGTGCAGCCGGCGTTTGGCTCTTCTATGTGCAGCACCAGTTCGAGGAGACTCACTGGTCGGCGGGCGAGGATTGGCGGTTTCCTCAGGCGGCGCTGCATGGCGCCTCGCATTACGATCTTCCGCCGGTGCTGCGGTGGCTCACCGGCAATATAGGCATTCATCACGTGCACCACCTGTCCAGCCGGATCCCCTATTACCGTCTGCCGGAAGTACTGCGTGACCATCCGCAACTTGCCGGCATCGGCCGGATCACCTTGTGGGACAGCCTCAAATGCGTCCGGCTCGTGCTCTGGGACGACCGGCGCCGGAGGCTGGTTTCATTCCACGACGCCGCAGGGTCGCTGCGCCGCTCCCTTACCGAAGATGTACGAAAGACGACGACATGA
- a CDS encoding response regulator produces MTERRLRVLVVEDESMIAMLIEDSLGDLGHEVVAIASRMQEALDIARKGQFDIAIIDVNLDGEPSYPVADVLAERNVPFIFATGYGSKGLDTKYSNIPLLTKPFLDSELETALVQISKEV; encoded by the coding sequence GTGGTCGAAGACGAATCCATGATCGCCATGCTGATTGAAGATAGTCTAGGCGACCTCGGGCATGAGGTCGTCGCTATAGCCTCTCGGATGCAGGAGGCGCTCGATATCGCCCGGAAAGGTCAGTTCGACATCGCCATCATCGACGTCAATCTGGACGGGGAGCCCAGTTATCCCGTCGCGGACGTTCTGGCGGAACGCAACGTACCCTTCATTTTTGCCACGGGCTATGGCAGCAAAGGCCTGGATACAAAGTACTCGAACATCCCCTTGCTCACGAAGCCGTTTCTGGACAGCGAACTGGAAACCGCGCTGGTGCAGATTTCAAAGGAAGTCTAG
- a CDS encoding cytochrome c, whose product MFRLGIGFACFATYAFGLQPLGAAAADDPEIARGEYLVTIGGCNDCHTPGYFFGKPDSSRFLGGSDVGFEIPGEGVFIGRNITPDKETGIGSWTREQIVTAIQTGQRPDGRMLAPIMPWHAFAQLTKEDASAIAAFLQSLKPVSHQVPGPFKPGEKVSTFMFRILPPGETAAAAPK is encoded by the coding sequence ATGTTTCGGTTGGGCATCGGGTTCGCATGTTTCGCCACCTATGCTTTTGGGCTACAGCCGCTCGGGGCCGCTGCTGCCGACGATCCCGAAATTGCGCGGGGGGAATATCTCGTCACGATCGGCGGCTGCAACGACTGCCACACACCGGGATACTTTTTTGGAAAACCCGACAGCTCACGCTTTCTCGGCGGGTCGGATGTAGGCTTCGAAATTCCCGGAGAGGGTGTTTTCATCGGCCGCAACATCACGCCCGACAAGGAGACCGGCATCGGCAGCTGGACCAGGGAGCAGATTGTGACTGCCATTCAGACCGGGCAGCGCCCCGACGGCCGCATGCTGGCGCCGATCATGCCGTGGCACGCATTTGCGCAACTCACAAAAGAAGACGCAAGCGCAATTGCAGCATTCCTTCAAAGCCTGAAGCCGGTAAGTCATCAGGTGCCGGGCCCGTTCAAGCCAGGGGAAAAGGTATCAACCTTTATGTTTAGGATCTTGCCGCCGGGCGAAACCGCGGCCGCAGCGCCAAAATAG
- a CDS encoding co-chaperone GroES, producing MTFRPLLDRVVIRRAEGNIKSKGGIIIPDAAKEKPQEGQVIAVGPGSRGESGKLIPLDVKIGDTILVGKWSGTEVTIDGEDLLIMKESDIMGIVANTVATANAA from the coding sequence ATGACATTTCGCCCGCTCCTCGACCGCGTGGTCATCCGACGCGCCGAAGGTAACATCAAATCGAAGGGCGGGATCATCATCCCCGACGCCGCCAAGGAAAAGCCCCAAGAGGGCCAAGTGATCGCCGTCGGTCCCGGCTCCCGCGGCGAAAGCGGAAAGCTGATCCCGCTCGACGTCAAGATCGGCGACACGATCCTGGTCGGTAAATGGTCCGGAACAGAGGTCACGATCGATGGCGAAGACCTACTGATCATGAAGGAATCCGACATCATGGGCATCGTCGCGAACACCGTCGCAACCGCCAATGCTGCCTAA
- a CDS encoding DUF6481 family protein, translating into MRHPNDNGFAERRNAAADAKRRLLTKFASAPKPTDPEMQEKLAAREAANRAREARRAEREALKTAENERILAEAAALAAAAEAEQRAEAEARQAEIADRVSRVVADEAARKAERDRRYAARKARRA; encoded by the coding sequence TTGAGACACCCGAACGACAACGGCTTTGCCGAACGACGCAATGCCGCGGCAGATGCAAAGCGCCGGCTTCTGACAAAATTTGCATCCGCTCCCAAGCCGACCGACCCTGAAATGCAGGAAAAACTGGCTGCGCGCGAAGCGGCTAACCGTGCCAGGGAGGCCCGTCGCGCCGAGCGCGAAGCGCTGAAGACAGCCGAGAACGAGCGAATTCTGGCGGAAGCCGCTGCGTTGGCCGCGGCTGCCGAGGCCGAGCAAAGGGCTGAAGCCGAAGCCCGCCAGGCAGAAATTGCCGATCGGGTCTCGCGTGTCGTCGCCGACGAAGCGGCCCGCAAGGCCGAACGCGACCGCCGCTATGCGGCCCGCAAAGCCCGCCGGGCGTAA
- a CDS encoding DnaJ C-terminal domain-containing protein, with the protein MTDDPYQILGVPRTAKPDEIRKAYRKRAKELHPDLHPGDKEVEAKFKALSAAHHLLSDPEQRARFDRGEIDASGAERPQQHFYRHYADADHARRYGAAGGTGEFEDVSDIFADVFGRGGAGARFKARGQDRHYHLEIEFQDAANGARRRITFPDGNTLDLAIPAGTRDGSTLRLRGKGTPGIAGGEPGDALIEISVRSHPVFRREGNDIEMDLPITLYEAVLGAKIEVPTISGRVSMTIPKGSNTGDILRLRGKGVKSQNGPAGDQRVTLKVVMPNATEPDLERFMETWRQSHAYDPREALRRAT; encoded by the coding sequence GTGACTGATGATCCCTATCAGATACTCGGCGTTCCGCGTACCGCCAAACCGGATGAGATCCGCAAAGCCTACCGCAAGCGCGCAAAGGAGCTGCATCCGGATCTGCATCCAGGCGACAAGGAGGTGGAAGCCAAATTCAAGGCGCTTTCCGCAGCCCACCATTTGCTGAGCGATCCCGAGCAGCGGGCCCGGTTCGACCGGGGCGAGATCGATGCGTCGGGGGCAGAACGGCCGCAGCAGCACTTTTACAGGCACTACGCCGATGCAGACCACGCGCGGCGGTATGGGGCAGCGGGCGGAACCGGTGAATTCGAAGATGTGTCGGACATCTTCGCGGATGTTTTCGGGCGGGGCGGGGCAGGGGCTCGTTTCAAGGCGCGTGGGCAGGACCGACATTATCACCTCGAAATCGAGTTCCAGGACGCGGCAAACGGCGCCCGACGCCGCATCACCTTTCCCGACGGGAACACGCTCGACTTGGCCATTCCCGCCGGCACACGTGACGGCAGCACGCTCAGGCTGAGGGGCAAGGGGACACCGGGGATTGCTGGCGGGGAACCCGGCGATGCCTTGATCGAAATCAGCGTCCGTTCTCACCCTGTCTTCCGTCGTGAAGGCAACGACATCGAAATGGATCTGCCGATTACGCTCTATGAAGCCGTACTTGGTGCAAAAATCGAAGTGCCGACGATTTCCGGGCGCGTATCGATGACCATCCCCAAGGGTTCAAATACGGGCGACATCCTGCGTCTCAGGGGCAAAGGTGTGAAGTCTCAAAACGGCCCCGCCGGGGATCAGCGTGTCACGCTGAAGGTCGTTATGCCGAATGCGACCGAACCCGATCTCGAGCGTTTCATGGAAACGTGGCGGCAGAGCCACGCTTATGACCCGCGCGAAGCTCTACGGAGGGCCACATGA